A genomic segment from Mustela lutreola isolate mMusLut2 chromosome 15, mMusLut2.pri, whole genome shotgun sequence encodes:
- the EIF4A1 gene encoding eukaryotic initiation factor 4A-I isoform X2 yields the protein MEPEGVIESNWNEIVDSFDDMNLSESLLRGIYAYGFEKPSAIQQRAILPCIKGYDVIAQAQSGTGKTATFAISILQQIELDLKATQALVLAPTRELAQQIQKVVMALGDYMGASCHACIGGTNVRAEVQKLQMEAPHIIVGTPGRVFDMLNRRYLSPKYIKMFVLDEADEMLSRGFKDQIYDIFQKLNSNTQVVLLSATMPSDVLEVTKKFMRDPIRILVKKEELTLEGIRQFYINVEREEWKLDTLCDLYETLTITQAVIFINTRRKVDWLTEKMHARDFTVSAMHGDMDQKERDVIMREFRSGSSRVLITTDLLARGIDVQQVSLVINYDLPTNRENYIHRIGRGGRFGRKGVAINMVTEEDKRTLRDIETFYNTSIEEMPLNVADLI from the exons ATGGAGCCCGAAGGCGTCATCGAG AGCAACTGGAATGAGATCGTTGACAGCTTTGATGACATGAACCTCTCCGAGTCCCTTCTCCGTGGCATCTACGCCTATGGTTTTGAGAAGCCTTCTGCCATCCAGCAGCGAGCCATTCTTCCTTGTATCAAGG GTTATGATGTGATCGCTCAAGCCCAATCTGGGACTGGGAAAACAGCCACTTTCGCCATATCGATTCTGCAACAGATTGAATTAGATCTAAAGGCCACACAGGCTTTGGTCCTGGCGCCCACTAGAGAGCTGGCTCAGCAG ATACAGAAGGTAGTCATGGCGCTGGGAGACTACATGGGCGCCTCCTGCCACGCCTGCATTGGGGGGACCAACGTGCGTGCCGAGGTCCAGAAGCTGCAGATGGAGGCGCCGCACATCATCGTGGGCACCCCAGGCCGGGTGTTTGACATGTTGAATCGCAGATACCTGT CTCCCAAGTACATCAAGATGTTCGTACTGGACGAAGCCGATGAGATGCTGAGCCGCGGCTTCAAGGACCAGATCTATGACATATTCCAGAAGCTCAACAGCAACACCCAG GTGGTTTTGCTGTCTGCCACGATGCCTTCCGACGTGCTCGAGGTGACCAAAAAGTTCATGAGGGACCCCATCCGGATCCTGGTCAAGAAGGAGGAGCTGACCCTGGAGGGCATCCGCCAGTTCTACATCAATGTGGAGCGAGAG gagTGGAAGCTGGACACGCTGTGTGACTTGTATGAGACCCTGACCATCACGCAGGCGGTCATATTCATCAATACCCGGAGGAAGGTGGACTGGCTCACTGAGAAGATGCACGCCCGGGACTTCACTGTGTCCGCCATG CATGGAGACATGGACCAAAAGGAACGAGACGTTATCATGAGGGAGTTCCGCTCGGGCTCCAGCAGAGTGCTGATCACGACCGACCTGCTG GCCAGAGGCATCGATGTGCAGCAGGTTTCCTTAGTCATCAACTATgaccttcccaccaacagggaAAACTACATCCACAG AATCGGTCGTGGGGGACGATTTGGCCGTAAGGGTGTGGCTATTAACATGGTGACAGAAGAAGACAAGAGGACTCTCCGAGACATCGAGACATTCTACAACACCTCCATTGAGGAGATGCCCCTCAATGTCGCTGACCTCATCTGA
- the EIF4A1 gene encoding eukaryotic initiation factor 4A-I isoform X1 translates to MSASQDSRSRDNGPDGMEPEGVIESNWNEIVDSFDDMNLSESLLRGIYAYGFEKPSAIQQRAILPCIKGYDVIAQAQSGTGKTATFAISILQQIELDLKATQALVLAPTRELAQQIQKVVMALGDYMGASCHACIGGTNVRAEVQKLQMEAPHIIVGTPGRVFDMLNRRYLSPKYIKMFVLDEADEMLSRGFKDQIYDIFQKLNSNTQVVLLSATMPSDVLEVTKKFMRDPIRILVKKEELTLEGIRQFYINVEREEWKLDTLCDLYETLTITQAVIFINTRRKVDWLTEKMHARDFTVSAMHGDMDQKERDVIMREFRSGSSRVLITTDLLARGIDVQQVSLVINYDLPTNRENYIHRIGRGGRFGRKGVAINMVTEEDKRTLRDIETFYNTSIEEMPLNVADLI, encoded by the exons ATGTCTGCGAGTCAGGATTCCCG ATCCAGAGACAATGGCCCCGATGGGATGGAGCCCGAAGGCGTCATCGAG AGCAACTGGAATGAGATCGTTGACAGCTTTGATGACATGAACCTCTCCGAGTCCCTTCTCCGTGGCATCTACGCCTATGGTTTTGAGAAGCCTTCTGCCATCCAGCAGCGAGCCATTCTTCCTTGTATCAAGG GTTATGATGTGATCGCTCAAGCCCAATCTGGGACTGGGAAAACAGCCACTTTCGCCATATCGATTCTGCAACAGATTGAATTAGATCTAAAGGCCACACAGGCTTTGGTCCTGGCGCCCACTAGAGAGCTGGCTCAGCAG ATACAGAAGGTAGTCATGGCGCTGGGAGACTACATGGGCGCCTCCTGCCACGCCTGCATTGGGGGGACCAACGTGCGTGCCGAGGTCCAGAAGCTGCAGATGGAGGCGCCGCACATCATCGTGGGCACCCCAGGCCGGGTGTTTGACATGTTGAATCGCAGATACCTGT CTCCCAAGTACATCAAGATGTTCGTACTGGACGAAGCCGATGAGATGCTGAGCCGCGGCTTCAAGGACCAGATCTATGACATATTCCAGAAGCTCAACAGCAACACCCAG GTGGTTTTGCTGTCTGCCACGATGCCTTCCGACGTGCTCGAGGTGACCAAAAAGTTCATGAGGGACCCCATCCGGATCCTGGTCAAGAAGGAGGAGCTGACCCTGGAGGGCATCCGCCAGTTCTACATCAATGTGGAGCGAGAG gagTGGAAGCTGGACACGCTGTGTGACTTGTATGAGACCCTGACCATCACGCAGGCGGTCATATTCATCAATACCCGGAGGAAGGTGGACTGGCTCACTGAGAAGATGCACGCCCGGGACTTCACTGTGTCCGCCATG CATGGAGACATGGACCAAAAGGAACGAGACGTTATCATGAGGGAGTTCCGCTCGGGCTCCAGCAGAGTGCTGATCACGACCGACCTGCTG GCCAGAGGCATCGATGTGCAGCAGGTTTCCTTAGTCATCAACTATgaccttcccaccaacagggaAAACTACATCCACAG AATCGGTCGTGGGGGACGATTTGGCCGTAAGGGTGTGGCTATTAACATGGTGACAGAAGAAGACAAGAGGACTCTCCGAGACATCGAGACATTCTACAACACCTCCATTGAGGAGATGCCCCTCAATGTCGCTGACCTCATCTGA